The following are from one region of the Bradyrhizobium septentrionale genome:
- the map gene encoding type I methionyl aminopeptidase, translating into MSYIDATDTSLRKTGQIKLHGQSGFAGMRKAGALVSKCLDALTDLVKPGVPTSDIDEFVRKFAFDHGAYPATLMYRGYRYSTCTSINHVVCHGMPGDRPLKEGDIVNVDVTFIVDGWYGDSSRMYAIGAIARKAERLIEVTYEAMMRGIAAVKPGATTGDIGHAIQSYVEPQGMSVVRDFCGHGLGRLFHDEPNIIHIGRPGEGVPLRPGMFFTIEPMINLGKPHVKILSDGWTAVTRDRSLSAQFEHSVGVTADGVEIFTLSERHGEKPWVLV; encoded by the coding sequence ATGAGCTATATCGACGCCACCGACACCTCCCTTCGCAAGACCGGCCAGATCAAGCTGCACGGGCAGAGCGGCTTTGCCGGCATGCGCAAGGCGGGCGCGTTGGTGTCGAAATGCCTCGACGCGCTGACCGACCTCGTCAAGCCGGGCGTCCCGACCTCTGATATCGACGAGTTCGTCCGCAAGTTCGCCTTCGACCACGGCGCCTATCCGGCGACGCTGATGTATCGCGGTTATCGCTACTCGACCTGCACCTCGATCAATCACGTGGTCTGCCACGGCATGCCGGGCGACCGCCCGCTGAAGGAAGGCGACATCGTCAATGTCGACGTCACCTTCATCGTCGACGGCTGGTACGGCGATTCCAGCCGGATGTATGCGATCGGCGCCATCGCGCGAAAGGCCGAACGGCTGATCGAGGTGACCTATGAGGCGATGATGCGCGGCATCGCGGCGGTGAAGCCCGGCGCCACCACCGGCGATATCGGTCACGCCATCCAGAGCTATGTCGAACCGCAGGGCATGAGCGTGGTGCGCGATTTCTGCGGCCATGGCCTCGGCCGCCTGTTCCACGACGAACCGAACATCATCCATATCGGCCGCCCCGGCGAGGGCGTGCCGCTGCGGCCCGGCATGTTCTTCACCATCGAGCCGATGATCAATCTCGGCAAGCCGCATGTGAAGATCCTGTCCGACGGCTGGACCGCGGTGACCCGCGACCGTTCGCTGTCCGCGCAGTTCGAGCACTCGGTCGGCGTCACCGCCGACGGCGTCGAGATCTTCACGCTGTCCGAGCGCCATGGCGAGAAGCCGTGGGTTCTGGTGTAA
- a CDS encoding potassium/proton antiporter, producing MASLDSVSIAILLGAVLVMAGILSSLLALRFGAPLLLVFLLVGMLAGDSGPGQLQFDDVRTTYLVGSVALALILFDGGLKTRFASIRTVLVPSMVLATAGVLLTALITAPVARYVLDLNWTESLLVGAVVASTDAAAVFLLVHTQGLRLRPRVGATLEAESGTNDPFAIFLTLMLVEFISIGQSSASHIAMEFIQEAVLGAIIGVIGGRLVVLALNYVALPQGLHAPFVTTAALVIFGGSQIVHASGFLAVYLAGIIIGNRPTRAHNSVVTFLDAATWLAQIVMFVLLGLLVSPHRLLSSAGGAVLVAFALMLVARPLAVLICLAPFKFNWREKIFIAWTGLRGAVAIFLASIPMLVGLSKAYLYFDVAFVVVIISLLLQGWTLGPAARRLHVALPRAERGPRRVELDLPGQLEQQLVGYPVRPKSLYFRRGLIPSWSKPTLVIRDERILTPVEADPVAPGDYIYLLAPPERAEALDRFFVDMAPSSTPDPHLLGDFMVSGEHTLGELAEIYGVKVDEHQAKLTLADYFDINLDRAPKEGAELALDEIVLVARSISGGRVNVVGLRLPEEEEAVAPQTRMQIVRRKLADIWASVAGV from the coding sequence ATGGCATCCCTCGACTCCGTCAGTATAGCGATCCTGCTCGGCGCGGTGCTGGTGATGGCCGGCATCCTGTCGAGCCTGCTGGCGTTGCGGTTCGGCGCCCCCTTGCTGCTGGTGTTCTTGCTGGTCGGCATGCTGGCGGGCGATTCCGGCCCCGGCCAACTGCAGTTCGACGACGTCCGCACCACCTATCTGGTCGGCTCGGTGGCGCTGGCGCTGATCCTGTTCGACGGCGGATTGAAGACGCGGTTTGCCAGCATCCGCACCGTGCTGGTGCCGTCGATGGTGCTGGCGACCGCCGGCGTGCTGTTGACCGCGCTGATCACGGCGCCGGTCGCCCGCTATGTGCTCGACCTCAACTGGACCGAATCGCTGCTGGTCGGCGCCGTGGTGGCCTCGACCGACGCCGCGGCGGTGTTCCTTCTGGTGCACACCCAGGGCCTGCGCCTGCGCCCGCGCGTCGGCGCGACGCTGGAGGCGGAGTCCGGTACCAACGATCCGTTCGCGATCTTCCTCACTTTGATGCTGGTCGAGTTCATCTCGATCGGCCAGAGCTCCGCCTCGCACATCGCGATGGAGTTCATCCAGGAAGCCGTGCTCGGCGCCATCATCGGGGTGATCGGCGGCCGGCTGGTGGTGCTGGCGCTGAACTATGTGGCGCTGCCGCAGGGCCTGCATGCGCCGTTCGTCACCACAGCGGCACTGGTGATCTTCGGCGGCTCGCAGATCGTGCATGCTTCGGGATTCCTCGCGGTCTATCTCGCCGGTATCATCATCGGCAACCGGCCGACCCGCGCGCATAATTCGGTGGTGACATTCCTCGACGCCGCGACCTGGCTGGCGCAGATCGTGATGTTCGTGCTGCTCGGCCTGCTGGTGTCGCCGCATCGCCTGCTCTCCAGCGCCGGCGGCGCCGTGCTGGTGGCCTTCGCGCTGATGCTGGTGGCGCGGCCGCTGGCGGTGCTGATCTGCCTCGCGCCGTTCAAGTTCAACTGGCGGGAAAAGATCTTCATCGCCTGGACCGGGCTGCGCGGCGCGGTCGCGATCTTCCTCGCCTCGATCCCGATGCTGGTCGGCCTGTCGAAGGCCTATCTGTATTTCGACGTCGCCTTCGTCGTCGTCATCATCTCGCTGTTGCTGCAGGGCTGGACGCTGGGACCGGCGGCGCGGCGGCTGCATGTCGCGCTGCCGCGCGCCGAACGCGGCCCGCGTCGCGTCGAACTGGACCTGCCTGGCCAGCTCGAGCAGCAGCTGGTCGGCTATCCGGTGCGGCCGAAGAGCCTGTATTTCCGCCGCGGGCTGATTCCGTCCTGGTCGAAGCCGACCCTGGTGATCCGCGACGAGCGGATCCTGACGCCTGTCGAGGCCGATCCGGTCGCGCCGGGCGACTACATCTATCTGCTGGCGCCGCCGGAGCGCGCCGAGGCGCTCGACCGCTTCTTCGTCGACATGGCGCCATCGAGCACGCCCGATCCGCATCTGCTCGGCGACTTCATGGTCTCGGGCGAGCATACGCTGGGCGAGCTCGCCGAGATCTATGGCGTCAAGGTCGATGAGCACCAGGCCAAGCTGACGCTGGCGGATTATTTCGACATCAATCTCGACCGCGCGCCGAAGGAAGGCGCCGAGCTTGCGCTCGACGAGATCGTGCTGGTGGCGCGCAGCATCAGCGGCGGCCGCGTCAATGTCGTCGGCCTGCGGCTGCCGGAGGAAGAGGAGGCGGTCGCGCCGCAGACGCGGATGCAGATCGTGCGGCGCAAGCTCGCCGATATCTGGGCGTCGGTGGCGGGGGTCTGA
- a CDS encoding mechanosensitive ion channel family protein produces the protein MDMSWKDVLESIQMAARSVGAEVASPWFYLQFGIILAAAGLAYAADTAIHARVELSSLASRWPLPLRHFARVMVTSASTAVFAVLMVISRIVMWHATWPSRSYLIAVSAKLALAWLVIRLVTSVIDNAFIVKTVSIAAWVVAALSIVGQLDWAADTLDSFAVVVGGLRLTPLLLLKAGALLIVALWLTNLASNFAESRINRATDLTPSIQVLLVKIIRIGLMVLAIAIALGAVGINLSALAVFTGAAGVGIGLGLQKIVANFISGLILLVDKSVKPGDLVTIGDNSGRISAMKTRYISVAAGDGREFLIPNEDLVTQKVTNWTYTDKNTLVKIAFSTNYDANPRQVCKLAIETATAHPRATKGRTPNCILTEFAEPGMKFSLTFWIADPDGMDNVKSDVMLALWDAFKQQGIRVPYPVRELRIRGGALPVESVVEVSS, from the coding sequence ATGGACATGAGCTGGAAGGACGTCCTGGAATCGATCCAAATGGCGGCGCGCTCGGTCGGCGCCGAGGTCGCCTCGCCCTGGTTCTATCTGCAGTTCGGCATCATCCTCGCCGCCGCGGGCCTCGCCTACGCGGCCGATACCGCCATTCACGCACGGGTCGAATTGTCGTCGCTGGCGAGCCGCTGGCCGCTGCCGCTCCGGCACTTTGCCCGCGTGATGGTGACGAGCGCCTCGACCGCCGTGTTCGCGGTGCTGATGGTGATCTCGCGCATCGTGATGTGGCACGCCACCTGGCCGAGCCGCAGCTACCTGATCGCGGTCTCCGCCAAGCTGGCGCTGGCCTGGCTCGTGATCCGCCTCGTGACCTCGGTGATCGACAACGCCTTCATCGTCAAGACGGTGTCGATCGCGGCCTGGGTGGTCGCGGCACTCAGCATCGTCGGCCAGCTCGATTGGGCGGCCGACACGCTGGATTCGTTTGCGGTCGTGGTCGGCGGCCTCCGCCTCACCCCGCTGCTGCTGCTCAAGGCCGGCGCGCTCCTGATCGTGGCGCTGTGGCTGACCAACCTGGCCAGCAATTTCGCCGAGAGCCGCATCAACCGCGCCACCGATCTGACGCCCTCGATCCAGGTGCTGCTGGTCAAGATCATCCGCATCGGCCTGATGGTGCTGGCGATCGCGATCGCGCTCGGCGCGGTCGGCATCAACCTGTCCGCGCTCGCGGTGTTCACCGGTGCTGCCGGCGTCGGCATCGGTCTCGGTTTGCAGAAGATCGTCGCCAATTTCATCAGCGGCCTGATCCTGCTGGTCGACAAATCGGTGAAGCCCGGCGACCTCGTCACGATCGGCGACAATTCGGGCCGGATCAGCGCGATGAAGACCCGCTACATCTCGGTCGCCGCCGGCGACGGCCGCGAGTTCCTGATCCCGAACGAGGATCTGGTGACGCAGAAGGTCACCAACTGGACCTACACCGACAAGAACACGCTGGTGAAGATCGCCTTCTCCACCAACTACGACGCCAATCCGCGGCAGGTCTGCAAGCTCGCGATCGAGACCGCAACGGCCCATCCGCGCGCCACCAAGGGCCGGACACCGAACTGCATCCTGACCGAATTCGCCGAGCCCGGGATGAAGTTCTCCTTGACCTTCTGGATCGCCGATCCCGACGGCATGGACAATGTGAAGAGCGACGTCATGCTGGCGCTGTGGGACGCCTTCAAGCAGCAAGGCATCAGGGTGCCCTACCCGGTGCGGGAACTCCGGATCCGCGGCGGCGCGCTGCCGGTCGAGAGCGTGGTCGAGGTCTCCAGCTAG